From Anaerolineae bacterium, the proteins below share one genomic window:
- a CDS encoding DegT/DnrJ/EryC1/StrS family aminotransferase — MNERIDRISSRAYQYVCEVLQSEFFGSKSAGMMKRLEQAFARRFGVQYAISFINGTATLHAALAAAGVGPGDEVIVPPLTMASTAFSVLHAGAVPVFADIDPRTWTIDPKSIAECITERTKAIIPVSIYGLSPDMDPIMELAAEHDLFVLEDDAQCFLGTYKGRLVGTLGHAASFSFQSSKHMTSGEGGMVITNDPDLAHRVRRFGSLGYAAVGAGEGKISKEDIQDPGYARHVEVGWNYRIPELCAAVALEQVERLDELVAWRQAAARLYQEAIAGCDWLVPQYVPEGYGHAYWTFVVKLDRDDITWHDFRRKYLELGGEPFYGAWRLNHLEPAFRGCTFADYQWQDFAPGLCPVAESIQPRLMQFPTNSFDRATMERQAEVLAKTVAYFD, encoded by the coding sequence ATGAACGAGCGTATCGATCGGATCAGCAGCCGCGCGTACCAGTATGTTTGCGAGGTGCTGCAGAGCGAGTTTTTTGGCTCCAAAAGCGCGGGCATGATGAAACGTTTGGAGCAGGCCTTTGCCCGGCGTTTTGGCGTGCAGTATGCCATTTCGTTTATCAACGGCACCGCCACGCTGCACGCGGCCCTGGCCGCCGCGGGCGTGGGGCCGGGGGATGAGGTCATCGTGCCGCCCCTGACCATGGCCAGCACGGCGTTTAGCGTGCTCCACGCGGGGGCGGTACCCGTCTTCGCCGATATTGACCCGCGCACCTGGACCATCGACCCCAAATCCATCGCCGAGTGCATCACCGAGCGCACCAAGGCCATCATCCCGGTTTCCATTTACGGCCTCTCACCCGACATGGACCCCATCATGGAATTGGCCGCCGAGCACGACCTGTTCGTTCTGGAAGACGACGCCCAATGCTTCCTGGGTACCTACAAGGGGCGTCTGGTGGGTACTCTGGGGCACGCCGCCAGTTTCAGTTTCCAGAGTTCCAAACACATGACCAGCGGTGAGGGGGGCATGGTAATCACCAACGACCCGGATCTGGCCCATCGGGTGCGTCGCTTTGGCAGCCTGGGGTACGCCGCCGTGGGCGCTGGGGAGGGCAAGATTTCCAAAGAAGACATCCAGGATCCCGGCTACGCACGCCATGTAGAAGTGGGTTGGAATTACCGCATCCCCGAACTTTGCGCTGCCGTGGCCTTGGAGCAGGTGGAGCGTTTGGATGAACTGGTGGCGTGGCGGCAGGCGGCGGCCCGGTTGTACCAGGAAGCGATTGCCGGTTGTGACTGGCTGGTGCCTCAGTATGTGCCGGAGGGCTACGGACATGCTTACTGGACCTTTGTGGTCAAACTCGACCGCGACGACATCACTTGGCACGATTTCCGGCGCAAGTACCTGGAATTGGGCGGCGAGCCCTTTTACGGCGCATGGCGCCTCAACCACCTGGAGCCGGCTTTCCGCGGATGCACGTTTGCAGATTATCAGTGGCAGGACTTTGCGCCTGGCCTGTGCCCGGTGGCCGAATCCATCCAGCCGCGCCTGATGCAGTTCCCCACCAATTCCTTCGACCGCGCCACCATGGAGCGTCAGGCGGAAGTGCTGGCGAAGACGGTGGCGTATTTTGATTAG
- a CDS encoding N-acetylneuraminate synthase gives MRIGKRLVGDGHPTYFIADIAANHDGSLERAKLLIRLAAEAGADAAKFQHFQAPKIVSDYGFRAFGRQLSHQASWKKPVYQVYEEASIPWEWTPYLKEECEKWDIDFFSSPYDYDAVDHIEPYVEVYKAGSGLISWPQLLVYMAQKGKPVIMASGAADIGDVARAVRMVREVSDQVALLQCNTNYTASEENFDHIHLNVLKTYKTMWPDVVVGISDHTRGLAVVLGAVALGARIVERHFTDDNDREGPDHKFATNPDEWALMVEETRKLERALGSADKFVAGNEQDTYLVQRRCLRAARDIKAGEVITREMIDVLRPNVPGAIQAWEMDAVIGTKALRDIPQGDALRWVDVGRP, from the coding sequence ATACGCATTGGAAAACGTCTTGTGGGGGATGGACACCCCACGTACTTCATCGCCGACATTGCGGCCAATCACGATGGCTCGCTGGAACGGGCGAAACTCCTTATCCGGTTGGCGGCTGAAGCCGGAGCCGATGCGGCTAAATTCCAGCATTTCCAGGCCCCAAAAATCGTTTCCGACTATGGATTTCGCGCCTTTGGGCGGCAACTTTCCCATCAGGCGTCCTGGAAGAAGCCGGTCTATCAGGTGTACGAGGAGGCGTCCATCCCTTGGGAATGGACGCCGTACCTCAAAGAAGAATGTGAAAAGTGGGACATCGACTTTTTCTCCTCGCCATACGACTACGATGCGGTGGACCACATTGAACCTTATGTGGAAGTGTACAAGGCCGGATCCGGCTTGATCTCCTGGCCCCAGTTGCTGGTTTACATGGCCCAAAAGGGGAAACCGGTGATCATGGCTTCGGGCGCGGCGGATATCGGGGATGTGGCCCGCGCCGTGCGTATGGTGCGCGAGGTGAGCGATCAAGTGGCTTTGTTGCAATGCAACACCAACTACACGGCCAGTGAGGAGAACTTCGACCACATCCATCTCAATGTGCTCAAAACATACAAGACGATGTGGCCGGATGTAGTGGTGGGGATTTCCGACCACACGCGAGGGCTGGCCGTGGTGTTGGGCGCGGTGGCGTTAGGGGCGCGTATCGTGGAGCGCCATTTCACCGACGACAACGACCGCGAAGGCCCGGACCACAAATTCGCCACCAACCCCGACGAGTGGGCGTTGATGGTCGAGGAGACGCGCAAACTGGAACGCGCTCTGGGTTCGGCCGACAAATTCGTGGCCGGGAATGAGCAGGATACCTACCTAGTGCAGCGCCGCTGCCTGCGCGCGGCCCGCGACATCAAAGCCGGCGAAGTGATCACCCGCGAGATGATCGATGTGCTGCGGCCCAACGTCCCCGGCGCCATCCAGGCCTGGGAGATGGACGCGGTGATCGGCACCAAAGCCCTCCGCGACATTCCCCAGGGCGACGCGCTGCGGTGGGTGGACGTGGGGAGACCGTGA